AGGTGTTGgtagcgtggccaaggctaggatttggcgccgtggccaaagttagggcttggcgtcgtggttaaagttagggcttggcggagtggccaaggctaggatttggcggcgtggccaaggctaggatttggcgtcgtggctaaagttagggcttggcagcgtggccaatgttaagatttggcgtcgtcgccaaagttagggcttgccGGCATGTCCAAGGCTAaattggctcgtggcatgttgtggactaTGACCAAAATCAGGGTTTCGGCTAATGCTACTGAAACAAAAGTCTTGTTTTaatcatgaaatcctaattggagtccgttatggcattagccacgaacagaaagtggattagcacgtagtgGCGTCATTTTTGGCatattggcatgttactgcggcagagtggcatgttgtcaTGTTATTGGGGAAGGGTGGCATGTTAGCATGCCAACGTTGTTGTGGCAGAGCGCGTTTGGGTTGCCAGTTGGTATGGTGGcgtggcagggtgcgtttggcctttaatgtatagtggctagtttagagcgacttgattggtcaagaaaagaggCCGGctaaacataaggcgcggctacacctctagtgctcgtggcgcattttaaagtgacctgattggtcggtaagAAGGAGATGggacggccaagcatgggcgtgaccacacttctggtgtgagtgtggcggctttagaacaacctgattggtcgatgggaaatggggccggcaagtaaggtcctagccacaacttatgtgcctGTGGCTAGtttgaggcgacctgattggtcgagggaaatagggccggtttaggatggggcgtggccaatggaaagtggcgccagttgACCTAAGGCATGTCCACGCCTCCATTTGctgttgcggctccctgttttctgattctgggcaagattttgcacctactaatccatggaggattaattacctagttttcctaggattactttcgacaagcaaggtctggtatactgcgcaaggagCAAaagcaattgattgaattatatgtgttaacacagagttctttaagttcattgccagagagcagcatgctttctgattgaatactttatgcaaagaccttatccttgatatttggacattcgtgctactctgttgcgagtgaacacaaattgtcatgccatatcaacattaagggttcatccgaggaacatagcatagaaagcattcaaagaaacttatattaagtgaatataggcaaggcgccaaaatttacataacatctgggatggttgctacatgcgccagtctggataaatttcatgtaattatattgaacggctcaatatatccactgcttagctcggaacagtggcattgttgaggggtaagcatgagatggtgacatacaaggataaaatcaaaacgacaagtcatgaagagattgtcagaaatatttggctaacctttgtcaggaggcCTGAAGAATCTGTGAACCTTGCATTGatggctttgcataaattcggcttggccatgaGGTATTGGaatcagcgctgcaactttggctactgatcggcagagaCATTGCAACTTGGTCCGTGGAAAGGTGAATGACGCTGGAAGGGTGGATaccgctgctttggctggttgtggagcgtagaagatggcgctgcaacttgGCCCGCGGAACAAGAGCTGGCTGGTTAGGTCACAGAACATGTAGATATGGCGCTTGGCTTCAGtctgtggaatggtggaaactggcttcagtccggggaatggtggaaactggcttcagtccacggaatggtggaaactggctccAGTCCGcaaaatggtgaaaatggcacttggaaggcttgctggctggatcaccgaatgctggagcgttggcgctaacttaaccacacagttctggagccatggagagttggcttgaccacggagtgctggagccatgaagagttggcttgaccacggagtgctggagccatggaccATTGCAGGTTGAGTGACTGGTGTTCCTTGttgtggcgcgctgctggttcggtcatggagcagaGGTATTGGaacactacttgttcggctatggatcaTGAGTGTGGTgctcccagtcatctattcccgttcgtggagcaataaggaatcatTATTccgttcaaactctagaaactgcggtcgtatgaaaaggggtatcgaccctcttctatttttgtttttcatccggctccgtgctttcatctgcagtatcTGGCTCCTCTTAGTCATTTTTTAGCGGTGGTAGAAtgagcattaatggcaacaaagcaacctccaatagttataatcagcagcaaggcgatccaggagaactcaaagtaggtgctctcgcatgtatccacccaacagtaccattgatcttatccagaatgtgtaataaggttctgactccagaaaaatgagtatctgacctctccagtggatttcaaaatttaccaaaatccattgcactcttgggatggatggatgaaataatatAAGGGattcttggagattgtggttgcgttgttggttcatccttgactttaggctATTTGttacctagactttctgattgcgatgatgatatgttgtggatgcttgtatgatcgaaatcttccggagtcattgggtgaaatagatgagttcaGAGACGTTCCGTTTCCgatgtgttgctatcaagtcttcaaggacttcgttccaaacaACATCCTTTGAACTGAATTTTGGGCCATTGCATGGAATGGGATGCagtgagcagtccccaattaTACTTctattagatccgatggcgtggccggatatgtgaatgtatctctgtggcgtgctttcggagtctttgatgcatgtgtacggcttcatgttgagaaattcttgcggctcgtaaaacttcgacagtgatgatgttgaaatcgggaataacctggttgagggaagtgaaggcatcccattctggtagtccccatgtgtaattatccagagcctattttctcgtggaagatgtgcttctgctgctttcactggtaaggtggtgactgcgtttaagcttctaaacatgaaggaggcttcagtccccaggtgtagcctacattaattgcatcgccttgaatccacgcctatgggatttgatacaatcttatcatactctcctggatgtggtgctgggatgcttggaatatcacatggaagAAACATTCTGGATATGATAAgtccataattcatatgattttagtatctattccatacttgttttagctattattcttgcatgtattcgtattattactcttgttttctcttatttgactctattaggtgaatcatccacaaaggagctataaagtgctgaaaatagataggaagagaagtattccaagtatccaagtccaagagaagttgaagaagtgcgacgaaaaggagcaaaacactcaaaatcaagactcaggaaaaagaccgatcttaactcattaaaattaaatatttctcatcaccatcttgaatataattgaaagataaaaataatgcaaaaagaatgaggtcattctgagttcggataaagaagttgtggccaaaacagtttttatcaaacaccaaagacagtgaagtccgcgaactaggttcgcataccgggttcgcagacttaattccgaaaatatctgctggaattcgaagttcgcggactgggttcgtgcacttagcaaatgggaaacgtgtattcacaccttggaagacctaagggcacgtttggtttcgttatgtcgtgttttcgggtcgggttcttgaaccgaactaaatacttggagaccaagcaatgtaaacctataaaaaggtattaggttatgtaaaagaaATTCAATCGtcgatctcatatcacaagttctacatcaaaaacatagggtttacccttttatggagaaaccaccattattcatcttctttgtaatatgagtagctaaatcctttgttgattaaggatgaattcaatgttctaagcgtgaagctttattaataatacaaatctattgagagtatTTATCATCAtggtttgtctttaccatatctagggtttatgagtgattcttagattgattttggatgcatagattgatctattgattgttctattgctagtagaagttatgagataagtaatcgtcgattaactctctactcaagtagaaatcgcgagaccttacagagggattctgtggagaaatcgtgtgtgaagacaacaccagtaagtaaaccttgatctaagagtttaactactgggatcaacctaaattcataaagctTAAGGCATTCGATTGGATTATACCTTGAGTggtctactacttggtggttctttGGATAGAatatggtagtcgagaacttccgtatccattgattaaaggagttttggggataacactgatctagttgttattctacggttggtgatgaatggttcttacgaacaatagataagtattctaatcctgttaaagcttggtaacggcgaaggattccttaatcatctcttttcttgtttattttctttatttatctcATAACCAAAACCCtccttgttatttactttatctttctgatacaaataacctattaattacacatctctctgttggaacgatctcttactacgcTATATTatcagttaattagtggaaaatatatttattaatttgttgagcctacgacagcccatacaaactttggcgccgctgccggggagaagtcgctaattgatttgttatttgtttagcgtgttttttttttaatttttgttttgattttctatttcttgtgagtcgtcatgtttccttacggaaataacatgtacggagcacaagatcaatcatacaatagtggtaatcaatatggttttcaatctcattcatatgaaaactaccaaccatcctatgggtataatcaaaaccaatcttttggctatgatcaatatcccacagaaccttatggatattctcatacatatcgacaaccttatggcgggtatgtaagtgaacaatcacaaggatggaagGATAGCCATGCTTatgatcaattgttttctagtaatgtgcagatgaaAAGTTATGATACTGAATCAAGACCTATTTCTCTTCATCGTATGTTTCCCTCACTCTTTACAAAAGAGGAGATTGTGCATAACGGTGGAAAGCGTGTTAATGTCATAAAACTTTTTAAGCAACATGAGCAGCTAGAAAAAGCTTGTGCATCACAAGAGACTCTTGACGAAATCAACAAGGCCATAGACATGGAATTCTAACGTCGTTTTTATGTTGACGATTTTGAGGTTGAcagtgattccgatgaagataaaCCACATCTTGAAAGTCCTTgcaacaatgatacgattattccaacttcggatcgtaataatgatcactcgcctattcaaaaggaggagattgggtatgacatatctattgttataaatggtgtaacgtactcaaacgaagaaattaggagttgcgTCAATGAACTAGACGTTTTAGGAGAGAAttccgattccgatgatgagagtgttgaagagattgagattgagaatgaaaccaaattgattaaagtcgtggaagacccaattgagctagataataatagttcaatagaggaccacgatatacttgaggtaaataattcactgttaattacgaatgaggatctgaaacaaggtttgtctaaacctttgcttaattttatatctattgatcctttccattCGATTGAAGTAGTTCctgaaagagttgttaacccaacttttaataaaatacctcacttaggattggagttgtgtgcttccaaagttttaacggattattttgcttctaagtatccaccacttgatgtgtttgatttgagaattgtgcaggttcaccaagctgaggaaccttttgaagttcccgaattctgtattctctatccacttccgagtgtagaaaggactaagtgtgggggaaacttcaataaagtgatagcttcaatatttatattttgtgctaatgtttttgtgaagctgttatttcaatttcagattgttatttggaacaaggaaataccaattggtcctacaaataatatattatagagagtctagtccaattgacctagtcaattgtttgtttggtcctatttggtaatataaattatagtttggtcctagggtgatgtcatggatgatgtaaatgtcatcttgtagtggcagaaatatccttttggataaggaccatatatatagtcaaaaagtaagagagaagaaatcattctaagatttactttctctctcctatattttcagatctagaatttctctctctttttttctttttttatatttcttcctgctagtgatgaagaagatgaagatgatgatgaacgattctctattctctctattttttctctgctagtgatgaatatgaagatgatgatgatgaatacgatgaagGTTTtgcgtttttttattttttgtttttgttttttttctctgttttgatgatgaagacggtgaggttgaagattctgctgctatttatgatgatgatgaacctttatcatcttcacatgcttgggtaagtttcggatctataactctggtttgtgatgaagattttgatgttttttcgtctgttgttgctgctgatgatggagaggatgaagatgagttgctgctgctgatgaagatgacgaagttcattttcaggaatgaactctggtttatgatGTTGCTACTGCTGAAGTTCATCTTCATCGATGTTGCTGCTGAAGATGTAAACtagttttttcttgattttaatctgcTGCTGCATCCGTTTTGATAAGGACGACGATGAAACAGATCTATTTGATAAAGAAACAACACAagttgatgaagacgacgatgaaacaaatctgtttgataaagaaacaacacgagttgatgaagacgacgatgatgaaaacgagtttttttctctattttaatCTGCTGCTGCATCTGTTTGATAAAGACGACGATgaaaacgagttttttttcttgattttcttgcTACTAGtgtttttgaagatggtggagacaatgaagatgatgaagatgacgaagatttgtgatgaagatgttgttggtgaagatgaactcgtgctttgttgttgaagacgacgaagatgatgatgatgcagtttattccataaatgaactctgtttttcttggtttttatatggagttcatttctggaatgaactctatttttttaggtttttatatggagtttatttctggaatgaactctgtttttttaggtttttatatggagttcatttctggaatgaactctgtttttttaggttttatatggagttcattttctggaatgaactctgttttttcaggtgatttctgaaaaaataagtagaaattaacaggagttcattttgaagaatgaactacgacaaaaaaaaaattaacacggaagggtatttttgtccatttaaatatttttaaataattatggatcaaaacagtaaaggcgtttgaccaaaggactaaacagacatgggcccacctaaaaaaggaccaaacgatatttttctctatttggaaggattaccaaatctTCAGATTGtcggtgtacggacgataacagtaacgtcgggctttgacgacgttaaaccaagcgttaaatgggaggaaacccatcggttttgtatctctatcccttttgtttttatttttctcagttttcatatcatatcttgcattcccatcttagattttacaagtcatatatctataatgaaagtatTGACGAATTCTTGTCAGAAAAATTCTAACTgcgcacttgttacgaaaatagctctcgagacttcataggagtccgatttgagtggttgaccccaaattttaaataggACAGACTCATCTTTCTTTTCCAAGAGTTTGTTAAGTTgaagcgataggcctggacatttgagtttcggaatttttccagaactttttcagattgcatgtcattCAGTCCGGTGGCTATAAAAGTCAGATCGTTTACCGAAACACTGTTACCTTTTGACACCTTATTGAAAacacgtaggcgaacaactttcgtttaggatgtttttcctagttccctacccatttgtacagtttttgagtttttcagagcttttacgtcagaaatcagaattttcggttttgaacattgatgacaatgttcagtttaagtgtgggggagtagttaagcatgtttggcttggataaaataaatgaaaaaaaaaatcatactctttgatttcttgcatacttgagacttcatcttttggagttaattttgagctatttaggatgacactctaaacctttttaagcATGTTTCAATCATCAAGTGGGATGAAAAAGGCCGAGTCACGCTCTGATCGTGCGATTAACACAGCGAAATTTTTCTTTCTTCCTCTGCGTTTTGTGAGCTCATATTCATTAATTTCAGgtgaaaatcaatcaaaataatgTCTTACTTCTAATTCTTTTCACAAGTACTTGCTATTAGTTCAGGTGGTTAAAGGATTCTGGTCCTAAAACTACCTATATTGAAGATATGATGTATGATTTGTTAGGTTTTAACAAAGAAACTAATTCTAATAGTATTCCATTGATTGATTTTACTGATGATTTGTTTGAAGAGAGTTTGAATCCTTGGAGATTCTCACTTATTGGAAGGTTGAATTTACAACAAATCAAATTTATTAATGCTCTAGTTATTCTTCGAAAACAATGGAAGTTGGTGGGTAATTGCAAACTTATACCACTAGGAAGGGGTTTCTTTACGATTAAGCTGGATAATGAAACATGTCATCAATACATAAAGGAAGGAACATGGGAGGTGCTTAATCAGGTACTTCAGATAAGAAAATGGGTATCTAATTTTAGACCTGAAAGTCAAAAAACTTCAAAGGATATGGTATGGGTTAGGTTACCTGGATTAGGTCTTGAATTTTGAAGTGAAAATATCTTGTTTAAGATATGTAAAGAAATAGGCACTCTAATCAAACTAGATGAATCCACTGTTAAATGTGAAGTTGGGTATTATGCTAATGTTCTAGTTGAGGTTAATTTTGCTAAAACTATCCCTAATAAAATTTGGATTGGTACTAAATATGGAGGTTTCTTTCAGAGCATCTCCATTCCATTTTGTCCCAAATTTTGCTCAACCTGTAAGATTGTTGGACATCTTATCACTGAATGCAGAATTGAAAAGTACAAAAATCAGTCAGCAAATGAAGTTCAGTCCAATAGCAAAAACAAGTCTGCATCAACTCCAGTTCAGCAACAAAATCCTAAAAGTACTCCTATACCTTTTGATATTTGTGACAGGTCTGAGGTAGAGCAAGAAGTTAATATTCTGGAAAAAGAGCAGGGTAGTACATCTAATACTGTTGGAAATCAATTTATTGGAGAAGATTCTATTGTATCCAAGATTGTTTCACCTGGTAATAGTCAATCATCCAATAATTTAGTTTTGGTTAACATGGAAGGAGGGAGATTTAGTGCTCTTGATCAATTTGAACAAAAAGAAGATGATGTTattagtgttgatgaagaaatatTGGCTGAAATGGATCCTCAGAAAATGCTTCAAATTGCTGAGGCTACTGATCTGGAGAACAGTGTAGTGAAATTTGTGCATGCCAACTCAGGGAAAGTAACTAATCAGTCAGTACCATTCACCACTTGGACTTCAGTGGTGAACTCTTCTGGTAGTAAACCATCTGAAACTGAGGTTAGTAAATCTTCTACTATTATCAAGAATAATTCAGGTACTAAAACATTACCTCCAGCAACAGTTAAATATAATTTTAGGAAGAATATTGGTAAGGGGGGTCCAAAAAAACCCCAAACCAAACAATGAAAGTAATCTTTTGGAACTTAAGGGGTCTTAGAAGAGCTAGGGCCCAGTAGAAGTTACATAGTTTAGTAAATTAATTTCCGCCAACTCTTTTGTGGGTAGCACATCCAAAAATTAAATGCTCTGCTTCCTTTTGAAGTAAGTTAAATCTCCCTGGAATGCAATCTATGGTAATTCACAAAACTTCAGAATTTCATAAGAGTAATATATGGTTGTTTTGGAGTTGTTCCATTCCCACTCCTTCAGTTATTTCTATAACAAGTCAAATGATTACAGTTGAAGTTGGTAATGTATTGGTGTCAGGGGTTCATGCACATGTTAAAATGGTACAAAGGAGATTTATCTGGTCAGAAATACAACTAATAAGTGATCTTAAAAGACCTTGGTTAGTTATAGGTGACTTTAATGCAATCCTTACAATggatgaaaaagttggtggaaaTTCTCTTTCAAGAAGATCCATGCTAGATTTCAGTGATTGTGTAAATGCTTGTGAATTACTTCAAGTACCTAAAGTTGGATTGGATTTTAACTGGTCAAATTACCAACATGGGCTAAAAAGACTACTATGTAACCTAGATAGAGCAATGTTCAACATGGAGTGGCTAAGGTTATATAGTGACTGGGGGTACAAAGTGGGAGTTAGAGTAGTCTCAGATCATTCACCTTTAATGGGTGGATGTGTTAATATACAAAAACCTTCTAATGTACCTCTCAGATTTCAAAAAATATGGTTAGAACATGAAGGTTTTATGAAAGTGGTTGAAGACTGTTGGTCTGAACCAGTTAATGGAgatccttcttttattttcatgtacAAGCTTAAGAAATTGAGGGGTATTCTGAAAGAATGGAACTGGAAAGTTTTTGGCAACGTTCAGCATAAGATTAGGGAGGCTGAGGAGGTAGTAAAACAAAAAAATGAGGAAGTCTGATAATAATACTCATGATGAACAAGCACTGGCAGAGTTGGTTTCAGCACAGAATGACTTAAATTCTAAAGAAGTACAGCATTGTACTATGTtgaagcaaaaatcaagaataaaATGGATCACAGAAGGTTCTTATAATACCAATTTCTTTCATACAAGTGTTAAAATGAGGTAGACAAAGAATATGATAACTGAACTAGAAGATGAAGATGGTAACATAGTAACTGATCAAGGAAAAATTACAGACTTGTTGgttaattttttccaaaaaaagtTTAAATTCCAAGACTGATGATTCCTTGCTTGAAGTCATTCCTAAATTAATAACATAAGAAGACCAAAATATGTTAGATGTCATTCCTGAGTTAGAGGAAATCAAACAAGCAGTTTTTAATATAAATGCAGATGTGCACCTGGACCAGATAGCTTCTCAGGAGTCTTTTACAAAGCTTGCTGGAATATTTTAAAAGATGATTTGTTGAATGCTGTTCAATATTGTTGGAGAAGGAAATACATTCCATGGGGTATAAACTCTAATTTCTTAGTGCTTCTTCCAAAGATTAATGGTGCGAAAAAGCCAGGTCAGTTCAGACCAATTGGATTGAGCAACTTCATTTTTAAGATATTTACTAAAATTCTATCTACAA
This portion of the Papaver somniferum cultivar HN1 chromosome 11, ASM357369v1, whole genome shotgun sequence genome encodes:
- the LOC113324456 gene encoding uncharacterized protein LOC113324456 — its product is MFQSSSGMKKAESRSDRAINTAKFFFLPLRFFRWLKDSGPKTTYIEDMMYDLLGFNKETNSNSIPLIDFTDDLFEESLNPWRFSLIGRLNLQQIKFINALVILRKQWKLVGNCKLIPLGRGFFTIKLDNETCHQYIKEGTWEVLNQICKEIGTLIKLDESTVKCEVGYYANVLVEVNFAKTIPNKIWIGTKYGGFFQSISIPFCPKFCSTCKIVGHLITECRIEKYKNQSANEVQSNSKNKSASTPVQQQNPKSTPIPFDICDRSEVEQEVNILEKEQGSTSNTVGNQFIGEDSIVSKIVSPGNSQSSNNLVLVNMEGGRFSALDQFEQKEDDVISVDEEILAEMDPQKMLQIAEATDLENSVVKFVHANSGKVTNQSVPFTTWTSVVNSSGSKPSETEVSKSSTIIKNNSVEVGNVLVSGVHAHVKMVQRRFIWSEIQLISDLKRPWLVIGDFNAILTMDEKVGGNSLSRRSMLDFSDCVNACELLQVPKVGLDFNWSNYQHGLKRLLCNLDRAMFNMEWLRLYSDWGYKVGVRVVSDHSPLMGGCVNIQKPSNVPLRFQKIWLEHEGFMKVVEDCWSEPVNGDPSFIFMYKLKKLRGILKEWNWKVFGNVQHKIREAEEVVKQKNEEV